The Patescibacteria group bacterium sequence CTTGAGCTTCAGCATCCTCTTTGCGTGTGTAGTGATTATCATTGGTAGCAACAACAGGTATTCCTAATTTTTTTGATAGAAGAAGCAATTTTTTATTGGCTATTTCTTGTGGTGGTACATTAAGGTGACGCTGTAACTCAAAGTAAAAATTGCCTTGTCCAAAAATAGCATTCAGTTTTTTTGCCCGTTCTTCAGCAATTGTATCCTCTCCTTTAACCAAAGGATCAGTAACAAATCCATTAACACATGCTGAAAGACAGATGAGACCATCATGATATTTTTCAAGTAATGAAAGATCAACTCTAGGCTTATAATAATATCCTTCAAGCCATGAAATAGAAACAATCTTCATAAGGTTTTTATAACCTTTTTCATTTTCAGCAAGGAGAATTAGGTGATTATAATCTTTATCAACACCAGCTTCTTTATCATGGAGATTTCTTTTGGCAACATACACTTCGCATCCTATAATTGGTTTGATCCCTGATGCATGACATTCTTGATAGAATTTAATCGCACCATATAGATTTCCATGATCAGTGATTGCCAATGCTTTCATCCCTAAAGATTTGGCATAACTGACCATATCTTTCATTTTTTGCAGTCCATCAAGCAATGAATACTCGGAGTGATTGTGCAAGTGAACAAAATCAGTCATTATCTTGGTAATGGTTTTGATGTATCAAGAGAAGCCATTGTTTCATCATAGACTGCTACAGCATTTCTTCCTGAACTTTTGACAACATACAGTGCTTTATCAGCTTTTTTGCGTAGTTCATCTTCAGTAAGAGGATTTCCTTGATTTAGAGCTACTCCAATACTTAAAGTTAAATGATCGCTTTCAGGATATTTATCTTTTGCTTTTAATCTCAAGCCTGTTTCTTTTGTTGTTGATGCTACAGCTTCTTGAATTAACTTTGCTATTTTTAATGCATTATCTTGATCAGTGTCAAAAAGCACTAGTGTATATTCGTCGCCTCCACTTCGCACAAGAATATCATCTTGACGAATACTCGATTGAATTCCTTGTGCAACTGCTTTTAGTATCAAATCACCAAAAGAATGACCGTTCTCATCATTTACTTGTTTGAATCTATCAAGATCTATCATCAAATAGGCAATATTTCTTCCTGCATTTGTTGCTTGTTCGACACGGAAAGGAAGAATTTCCTTGGCATAATTTTGATTCCTTGTTCCTGTAAGCTTATCAATATAATTACCTTTTAAGGTATTCTTTAATTCCAGTTTATCTATATACTTTTCATGAGCTACTCTTAAAGCGGCAGCCAATAGCTTTTTTTGATCACTTACCAGACTGTCTAGAGTCGCAGGTGGATTTGTGAGAGCACTTTCTATTTCCAGATCTTTAGATAATTTCTCTCCCTCCTCAAGGACTAATTCTATAAAGAAATCATCATTAATAAGTGGATCTGGGAGTTTTTCAGCGTACCCAACAGAGTTTTGAGGATTGATAACTGCCTTAGCACGCAGTTGGAGGAGAAAATTTCGGCTTTGTTCTATTGCAAGATCGCGCTCCCGTGTTCTCTCTTCTCTTTTCAAAGATTTTGGTAGAAGATGAGAGAGTTCAGCAGTCTTAATCTGTGATGTATTACGGTCCTCCATATTATTTTTTCAATCTTTCCTCAAGTTTTTTTCTTACTATCTGCGCATCAATTTTACGTTTAATAGCACGCATCGTCATCCCAACTAGGAACATTATGACAGATTCTTTTCCAGATTTGTAGTCTTGAACAGCTTTTGGATTTTCCATTAAGACTTTTTCTATAACTGATTGTAACTGATCATCTGATATTGTCTCAATTTTTGTGCTCTCTTCGATCTCTGTAATTAATCTCTCAGGAGGAGTTTTTAAATAATCAATTTTTTTATTGATAATTGCATTTCCTATTTGTTTGGGGGTTATCCCTTTTGGGTGTCCAATCTTTACAGCTTCCTCAAAATAATCAGCAAGAGCTTTTTCTCTTGTTAAGATTTCTGCATCATAGTAGGGTATTGCAAATTGCTTGACAAATCGTGCTATTTTTTCTTCCTGTAATTCTGGCACTTGAGATTTAAGATTGCTAATTTGATTCAAAGAATATCTAATAGGAGGAATATCAGGTTCTGGAAAATAACGATAATCATTGGCTTCTTCCTTTACTCTCTGAGAAAACGTCAGTCCTTTGTCCTCGTCCCATCCTCGTGTTTCTTGTTGAGGAGTACTGCCTTTTTCAAGAATTTCTCTTTGTCTTGAGATCTCATAGTTTATAGCTTTTTCAACGAATCTAAATGAATTTATATTTTTGACCTCTACTTTGTAAGAAGGAAAAGCATCTTGATCTATTTTTTTGAGTGAGATATTTGGTTCTAAGCGCATTTCACCTTTTTCCATATCTGCATTAGAGACTTCAAGATAACGAACAATCTGTCTGAGTTTTTGTAAATACTCAACAACTTCTTTTGCATCAGTAAAATCTGGTTCAGTTACTATCTCAACTAGAGGCACTCCACTGCGGTTGTAGTCAATAAAAGAAACTTTTGATTTATAATTGCTATTATTAAGATTAGTATTTTTAGTTTTGAGATAACCATGTGTGAGTTTGGCAGTGTCTTCTTCCATATGAACGCGTCTTATGCGAATTTTTTTGCCATTTTTGAGGGTAATATGACCATTTGCTCCAAAAGGTAGATCATATTGACTTATCTGAAATCCTTTTGGTAGATCAGGATAGAAATAATTTTTTCTATCAAATTTAGAAAATGTATTGATCTCACAGTTTAGTGCATGGGCAATCATCATGCAGTATTCGATCGCAAGTTTATTGGGAACAGGTAAAGCTCCGGGAAGACCAAGACAAACAGGACAAGTTAGCGTATTCGGACTTTTACCGAAATAATCTGTGCTACATCCGCAAAACATTTTGCTTTTTGTATTTAGTTCTACATGGACCTCAAGACCGATAACAGGTAGATATTTATTCATATATGATTTTAGGCCTCTCTTTCCAATAGGGATTAGCTTGTTCAAAAATATATCCAACTTGATAAAGAAGGTCTTCTCTGAAATGTGGTCCAAGTATCTGAAGACCAACTGGAAGTGAATGTTTGAAACTATCTGCAGTGTTTATGAATCCAGCAGGGACTACAAGGCCGGGAACTCCGACAAGATTTGCATGTACGGTAAAAATATCTGAAAGATACATGCTAAGAGGATTTGCTGTTTTTTCTCCAAATTTCCAAGGAGGGGTGGGAGAAGCAGGAGTCATAATTACATCCACAACTTTGAACGCTTCTTCAAAATCGCGTATAAGAAGTGTTCTTACCTTCATAGCTTTTTTGTAGTATGCATCATAATATCCAGCTGAAAGGACGAATGTTCCCAGGATGATACGCCGTTTTGCTTCATCTGAAAAGTATGATCTATCTTTTCCATACCTTATCCCATCATATCTGGCAAGATTGGATGAGACTTCTGCTGTTTGAATAATATAATATACTTCAATAGCATAAGTTGTGTGGGGGAGTGATATCTCTATAAGTTCTGCACCTTGTTCTTGATAAAAAAGAAGAGCTTTTTCTATGCATGCTTTTACTTTTGCATCTAGTCCTTGTATAAAATATTCTTTAGGCACGCCAATCTTAAGTCCTTTTACACCTGCTTTAAGTTTTTGCAGATAATCTGGAACTGGTACAGGAGGAGTAGTGGCATCCATTGGATCTTGACCTGCGCTTACGCTAAGATAGAGCGCATTATCTTCAACGGTTTTGGTAAAGTGGCCTATTGAGTCGAGTGAGGAAGCCATTGCAATAACACCGTACCTGCTTACTCTTCCATATGTTGGCTTTAGTCCAACGACATTGCAAAAACTTGCCGGAAGTCTTATGGAGCCTCCTGTATCAGTACCACTAGCTGCCAAAGCAAGATCAGCTGCGACTGCAACTGATGATCCACTACTTGACCCACCAGGAATATAATCAAGATGATAAGGATTTTTGGTGGGTTGGAAATCTGAGTTTTCACCGCTTGAACCATGTGCCCATGCATCAAGATTGGTTTTTCCCAAGATAATTGCTCCTGCATCTTTAAGTCGTTTTACTACAGTACCATCGTATTGAGGAATATAGTTTTCAAGGACTTTAGAAGCAGCAGTTGTGCGAATGCCGCGAGTTATGAAAAGATCTTTTAGAGCAATAGGTATTCCTAAAAGAGGAGTAGATTCTCCTTGTACAATTCTTTTGTCTGCTGCTTTTGCAGCTTGCAGGGCTTCGTCTTCACAAACTGTTAAAAAAGCATTAAGTTGGCTATCTAGTTTTTTAATTCTTTCAATATAAGACTTTGTTAGCTCAAATGATGAGATTTCTTTTCTATCTAACATTTCGCGTGCTTGTTTAATTGTAAGATTTATATAACTACTCATTTTCAAGAATACCTTTGACTACAAATAAACCGTTGTATGTTTGTTTTGCTCCTGATAGCGCATCTTTTTGCTTAAGACATTCTTTTAGATTATCCTCTCTAAAAACATTTTCCAGTCCTGTTACTTGACTTGTTTCAGGAATATTATCAGTGTTTACTTCGTTTAGTTTTTCAATATATTCAATAACTGTTGAGAGTTGGGATGTAAATCGTTCTTTTTCTTCATCTGTAAGAGTTAGATTGGCTAGTTTTGCTACATGGGAAATGTTGATTTTCATGAGGGTATTATACTCTAATCTTTAACTTTCTGACAATTACAGAGTGAGCTTTTATTTCTAATTCATCATCCAATTTTTGTAGATGAATGTTCTCTTGATATTTTCTTTTTAATGCTGCTGCAAGAAGAAAATCAGCAACATGAGGATTTTTCGGTAGCATTGGACCATGAAGATAGGATCCAATAGTATTTTTATAGATTGCTCCTTCAGAGCCATCAACACCATTGTTACCATATCCTTTCAGTACTTGTCCAAGAGATTTTACTTTTTTACCAAGATATGTTCTTCCGCCATGATTTTCAAATCCAACTATAGTTGTATTTTCTGGTAAAAATGAAGATCTAAAGACAATGTTTCCTATAAGGCGAGGTACATTAATACCGGGATTTTCTGTGTAGAGATCAAGAATACCTAATCCTTCAATAACGGTTCCATCAGCTTCTTTATAATATTTCCCCAAAAATTGATATGCTCCGCAAATATAAAGACCTGGAACAAAGTCTTCAATCATTTCTTTAAGAATCTCTGATTTTCCTTTACGAAAATCCTCTGCTACTATTTTTTGTTGTCTATCTTGAGCTCCTCCCATAAATATAAGATCTGATTTTCTGAGTTCTTTTGAAGAAGATCCTACTGAAAGACTAATAATTTCAGTATCAATATCGCGCCATTTTGCGCGTTTTTGAAGAACAATTATGTTGCCTCGATCTCCATAAGTGCTCATAAGATCAGGATACAACCATCCAATTATAAGCTTCATTTTTTTCATAGTATTTTTCTCCCTGTTAATATTTTTCTTACTTCAAGCATAGCTGTGTAAGTAGGGAGAATAAAAAGAGTGTCATTGCTTTTTGTTGCATTAATAGCTGCAACAACAGCTTTTGGGAGATCATCAATAACAGTAAATGTGTTTTGAGGAAAATCTGCGTACTTTATTCTCAATCCTAAATCCCACGCACGATCTCCAGAAATAAAAATGTTAGTGTGAGCATTTCTGAGAAGTTCTACATCTGTGTCCCAGATCCAAGAGATATCATTGCCATCGGCAATCCTATCATTAAGTAAAAGTAATACTACTTTAGGATTTTGATCGATTATTGTTCTCAGTGCTTGATTAAAACCAGATGGATTTTTCGCAAGAATTATCTGAACTTTTTTGTTGTCAATAATTAACGTCTCTTGTCTGCCGAAGACAGGTTTGAATGTAGTTAGAGATTGTTGTAGCGTAGTATCTAGAACACCAAGTGTTTTGGCAACAAGTACAGCAGCATGAATATTATATTTGTTATAAAGACCAGAAAGGGGGTAGAAGGGAGCATTTCTAAAAACATGGTTGCTATGTTTATAATGACATTTAGTGCAGTTCCAAATTCCCAGATGTGAGTAAAAAACTCGAGAATAATGAAGCTTTTCCCCGCAATTTGGACAGTAAATTGAGTCTGATGCATGTTCTACATTTTTTTCTTGTGCATCATTTGGATCTGCACCAAAAAAATACACTTTGTGTTGTGAATTTTTTTCAAGGTAGGCAATCTGAGGATCATCTGCGTTAAGAAAAAGATCAACTGGAGGAAGAGAATCAAGCGTTTTTTTCCATTTTAGGGCAATTGTGTTGACTTCTCCGTATCTATCGAGTTGATCACGAAAAAGATTAAGTACGACTATTGCATCAGGAGTGACCATGTTGGCGACTGTTGAAAATGCATTTTCATCTACTTCAAGAATAGCAATATCTGCTCTTATATTTCCGAAAATTGATGAATTAAGGAGAAAAACAGATGCAATACCATTGGGAAGATTTGCTCCTGATTCATTCTGAATTACATTTTTACCTGCAGATGTGAATAGATGACGAAGAAGACTTGTGGTTGTTGTTTTTCCATTTGTTCCTATAACCAATATCACAGTAAGATTAGATTTCTTTTTGAGATCATTTATAAATTGTGGATTAAATTTAAGAGCGATATGTCCAGGCCAAGTAGTTCCATTACCCGCATTAATCAATCT is a genomic window containing:
- the gatB gene encoding aspartyl/glutamyl-tRNA(Asn/Gln) amidotransferase subunit B, giving the protein MNKYLPVIGLEVHVELNTKSKMFCGCSTDYFGKSPNTLTCPVCLGLPGALPVPNKLAIEYCMMIAHALNCEINTFSKFDRKNYFYPDLPKGFQISQYDLPFGANGHITLKNGKKIRIRRVHMEEDTAKLTHGYLKTKNTNLNNSNYKSKVSFIDYNRSGVPLVEIVTEPDFTDAKEVVEYLQKLRQIVRYLEVSNADMEKGEMRLEPNISLKKIDQDAFPSYKVEVKNINSFRFVEKAINYEISRQREILEKGSTPQQETRGWDEDKGLTFSQRVKEEANDYRYFPEPDIPPIRYSLNQISNLKSQVPELQEEKIARFVKQFAIPYYDAEILTREKALADYFEEAVKIGHPKGITPKQIGNAIINKKIDYLKTPPERLITEIEESTKIETISDDQLQSVIEKVLMENPKAVQDYKSGKESVIMFLVGMTMRAIKRKIDAQIVRKKLEERLKK
- the gatA gene encoding glutamyl-tRNA(Gln) amidotransferase subunit A, giving the protein MSSYINLTIKQAREMLDRKEISSFELTKSYIERIKKLDSQLNAFLTVCEDEALQAAKAADKRIVQGESTPLLGIPIALKDLFITRGIRTTAASKVLENYIPQYDGTVVKRLKDAGAIILGKTNLDAWAHGSSGENSDFQPTKNPYHLDYIPGGSSSGSSVAVAADLALAASGTDTGGSIRLPASFCNVVGLKPTYGRVSRYGVIAMASSLDSIGHFTKTVEDNALYLSVSAGQDPMDATTPPVPVPDYLQKLKAGVKGLKIGVPKEYFIQGLDAKVKACIEKALLFYQEQGAELIEISLPHTTYAIEVYYIIQTAEVSSNLARYDGIRYGKDRSYFSDEAKRRIILGTFVLSAGYYDAYYKKAMKVRTLLIRDFEEAFKVVDVIMTPASPTPPWKFGEKTANPLSMYLSDIFTVHANLVGVPGLVVPAGFINTADSFKHSLPVGLQILGPHFREDLLYQVGYIFEQANPYWKERPKIIYE
- the gatC gene encoding aspartyl/glutamyl-tRNA(Asn/Gln) amidotransferase subunit C → MKINISHVAKLANLTLTDEEKERFTSQLSTVIEYIEKLNEVNTDNIPETSQVTGLENVFREDNLKECLKQKDALSGAKQTYNGLFVVKGILENE
- a CDS encoding glutamine amidotransferase is translated as MKKMKLIIGWLYPDLMSTYGDRGNIIVLQKRAKWRDIDTEIISLSVGSSSKELRKSDLIFMGGAQDRQQKIVAEDFRKGKSEILKEMIEDFVPGLYICGAYQFLGKYYKEADGTVIEGLGILDLYTENPGINVPRLIGNIVFRSSFLPENTTIVGFENHGGRTYLGKKVKSLGQVLKGYGNNGVDGSEGAIYKNTIGSYLHGPMLPKNPHVADFLLAAALKRKYQENIHLQKLDDELEIKAHSVIVRKLKIRV
- a CDS encoding UDP-N-acetylmuramyl peptide synthase; protein product: MLNSLIITTGKIISKFIRLINAGNGTTWPGHIALKFNPQFINDLKKKSNLTVILVIGTNGKTTTTSLLRHLFTSAGKNVIQNESGANLPNGIASVFLLNSSIFGNIRADIAILEVDENAFSTVANMVTPDAIVVLNLFRDQLDRYGEVNTIALKWKKTLDSLPPVDLFLNADDPQIAYLEKNSQHKVYFFGADPNDAQEKNVEHASDSIYCPNCGEKLHYSRVFYSHLGIWNCTKCHYKHSNHVFRNAPFYPLSGLYNKYNIHAAVLVAKTLGVLDTTLQQSLTTFKPVFGRQETLIIDNKKVQIILAKNPSGFNQALRTIIDQNPKVVLLLLNDRIADGNDISWIWDTDVELLRNAHTNIFISGDRAWDLGLRIKYADFPQNTFTVIDDLPKAVVAAINATKSNDTLFILPTYTAMLEVRKILTGRKIL